The following proteins are co-located in the Vicugna pacos chromosome 3, VicPac4, whole genome shotgun sequence genome:
- the CAMK4 gene encoding calcium/calmodulin-dependent protein kinase type IV isoform X4 produces the protein MSAPEILRGCAYGPEVDMWSVGIITYILLCGFEPFYDERGDQFMFRRILNCEYYFISPWWDEVSLNAKDLVRKLIVLDPKKRLTTFQALQHPWVTGKAANFVHMDTAQKKLQEFNARRKLKAAVKAVVASSRLGSASSSHGSIQESQKASREPSPTQDGNEDVKVITEGEKIQGDGACVAVEGAEAELLKVQAVDEVKDADINAAEATKMVSEAMEDGIKEADPEIEEGLVEEKLKTTEEAAASKEEQENPALEFGVQQNDVILPEN, from the exons ACTTTGTGGATTTGAACCATTCTATGATGAAAGAGGTGATCAGTTTATGTTCAGGAGAATTCTTAATTGTGAATATtactttatctccccctggtggGATGAAGTATCTCTAAATGCCAAGGATTTG gtCAGAAAATTAATTGTGTTGGATCCTAAGAAAAGGCTGACTACCTTCCAAGCTCTCCAGCACCCCTGGGTCACAGGTAAAGCAGCCAATTTTGTACACATGGATACGGCTCAGAAGAAGCTCCAAGAATTCAATGCCCGGCGCAAGCTGAAG GCAGCAGTGAAGGCCGTAGTAGCCTCTTCCCGGCTGGGAAGTGCCAGCAGCAGCCATGGCAGCATCCAGGAGAGCCAGAAGGCCAGCCGAGAGCCATCTCCAACTCAAGATGGCAATGAGGATGTTAAAGTTATTACAGAAGGAGAGAAAATTCAAGGAGATGGGGCCTGCGTGGCAGTTGAGGGGGCAGAGGCTGAGCTGTTGAAGGTGCAGGCCGTAGACGAGGTTAAAGATGCTGATATAAATGCTGCTGAGGCCACCAAGATGGTGTCCGAGGCAATGGAGGATGGAATAAAGGAGGCTGATCCGGAAATAGAAGAGGGCCTAGTGGAGGAAAAGCTGAAGACTACTGAGGAAGCAGCAGCCTCTAAGGAAGAGCAAGAAAACCCTGCTCTGGAATTTGGAGTTCAGCAGAATGATGTGATCCTGCCAGAGAACTAA